A window of Haloarcula sp. H-GB4 contains these coding sequences:
- a CDS encoding DUF371 domain-containing protein: MTLVEVVRAQGHENVSGEHASTLEVTSDDFLTPAGDCILAIEADRVPSDFDSEFVTACQAADATITATIEVGEQTVTVTGTGHPDLSFENDRSHVLRTSDYVDDRTVMVNADAAAGDVDRDLVDALADGSEATLTLSVEPSNE; the protein is encoded by the coding sequence ATGACACTTGTGGAGGTGGTCCGAGCACAGGGCCACGAGAACGTCTCCGGCGAACACGCAAGCACGCTGGAAGTAACGAGCGACGACTTTCTGACACCTGCAGGTGACTGCATCCTCGCTATCGAGGCTGACCGCGTCCCCAGTGACTTCGACAGCGAGTTCGTAACGGCCTGTCAGGCTGCCGACGCGACGATTACAGCGACTATCGAAGTTGGCGAGCAGACCGTTACTGTGACGGGGACCGGTCACCCCGACCTGTCCTTCGAGAACGACCGTAGCCACGTCCTGCGGACGAGCGACTACGTCGATGACCGGACCGTGATGGTCAACGCCGACGCCGCGGCCGGCGACGTGGACCGGGACCTCGTCGACGCGCTCGCTGACGGCAGTGAAGCGACGCTGACGCTGTCCGTCGAGCCCAGTAACGAGTAA